AGATTGGAAAATCTTCCATGACTTTCTCCCGCATGAACGATACTCTGCCGCAAGCCGGACGAGCGGCCCGGCGGGCTCCTTGCAAAATCGGCCTCGCGCCACTTCCCCTGAAGGAGCGGAGGCGGAAATCCGTAGCACGAACCGGGCGTGGAGAAGCCTCGCGGTTCGAAACGAGGTTGCGGACTCCTGCCGAAAAACCTCTCCGGCCGGAAATAGGAATGGGGTGAAGCTTAGATCAGAAAGACCCGGTTGAGCTTGTGCAGCTTGAGGTTCCTGAGAAGAGCGACGGGCGCCGGGGCGAGAAGCACGGCGGTGCCGCGGATCGCAACCGTCGTGAGCGGCGCCCGGGGCCGATCGGCCGATTCGACGAGGTTGTTGGCGAGCGCACCGCCCTTCGAGAGGCCGGTCGCAATCCGGGCGGCGCTTCTGTGGACGCTGGGCCCCGCCGGGAAGGCGAGATCTTCGATCAGATCGATCCCGGAAAGGACGATCCAGCCGGCGATCAGCAGGATCGCCAGCACGCTTCGTAGCATGGTGGCAATATCACGCCGAATCGTCATGGTGTCAACGGGTGCGCGCCGCGGCGCGCAGAAGGCGGACGCGTGAAGGTGGTCCGGGTGGTCGCGGGGATCATCGAGCGCGACGGCAGGTTGCTCGTCTGCCAGCGGCGCGCCGACGCGGCGTTCCCGCTGAAGTGGGAATTCCCGGGAGGCAAGGTCGAGGCGGGAGAGGACCGCGAGGAGGCGCTGCGCCGCGAGCTCCGCGAAGAGCTCGCGATCGAGGCCGGCCGGTTGAGCGAGTTTCAGCGGTACGAGCACCGATACGCGAACGGCACCCGTGTCGACCTCAGCTTCTACGCCGTCCACGACTATACGGGCGAGGTCCAGAACCGCGCGTTCGAGCGGATCGCCTGGGTCGAGCGCGCGGGGCTTTCGGCTCTCGATTTTCTCGAGGGTGACCGGGCGGTAATCGAAAAGCTCCTCGGCGCGCGGTAGCACCGTTTTCGGCCTCCGTTTCCCCGGCCGGTTGCGGTCGGCGCGTGGCCAGCCCGGATATCGTTTGACAGAAAACCG
The sequence above is a segment of the Candidatus Zixiibacteriota bacterium genome. Coding sequences within it:
- a CDS encoding (deoxy)nucleoside triphosphate pyrophosphohydrolase translates to MKVVRVVAGIIERDGRLLVCQRRADAAFPLKWEFPGGKVEAGEDREEALRRELREELAIEAGRLSEFQRYEHRYANGTRVDLSFYAVHDYTGEVQNRAFERIAWVERAGLSALDFLEGDRAVIEKLLGAR